From a single Paenibacillus sp. FSL R5-0345 genomic region:
- a CDS encoding glycosyltransferase family 4 protein — translation MPKPVSVLILSWEYPPLIIGGIAPHVYELSRHLKDEWTEIHVVTNSAPQSPIFETEKGVFIHRVNSYENLTDFEDWVLQFNLAIVDYVKTQLLGNVRFDFIHAHDWLVGYAAILLRHQLNLPLVTTIHATEYGRNQGLFTPQQQGIHSIENELVSLSDKVIVCSSYMKHEVCNVHAIDEQKMEVIPNGIDLSSLQLKEPHTFQRELYAQAEERIVLFIGRLVKEKGVQVLLESAREVLLVIPDCKFIIAGRGPMLSELESIASDINSQVLFTGFIKNQEKNFLLEIADLCVFPSLYEPFGIVAIEAMGSGTPIVVSDVGGLAEIVEDGRTGLTSVPGDSYILAENILRILQDYSLASRIAEAGRTETELHYDWRSIALRTKEVYSKLSGVKL, via the coding sequence ATGCCAAAACCCGTGTCCGTCTTAATTTTGTCATGGGAATATCCCCCTCTGATTATTGGAGGGATCGCACCACATGTTTATGAATTGTCCAGGCACTTGAAGGATGAGTGGACAGAGATTCATGTAGTGACCAATTCCGCGCCCCAAAGTCCTATTTTCGAGACGGAAAAAGGTGTGTTCATACATCGGGTGAATTCGTACGAGAACCTGACTGATTTTGAAGATTGGGTCCTCCAATTTAATCTGGCGATTGTGGATTATGTGAAGACCCAGCTTCTTGGTAATGTCAGATTTGACTTCATTCATGCGCATGATTGGCTGGTAGGGTATGCAGCTATTCTTTTACGACATCAGCTTAACCTACCATTAGTTACGACGATTCATGCCACGGAATATGGTAGGAATCAAGGGTTATTCACGCCACAGCAGCAGGGTATCCATTCTATTGAGAATGAACTCGTATCTCTTTCAGACAAGGTTATTGTTTGCAGTTCCTATATGAAGCACGAGGTTTGCAATGTGCATGCGATTGATGAACAGAAAATGGAAGTGATTCCTAATGGCATTGACCTTAGCTCGCTGCAACTTAAGGAGCCTCACACTTTTCAAAGAGAACTTTATGCACAGGCAGAAGAAAGGATTGTGCTGTTTATTGGAAGATTAGTGAAAGAAAAGGGGGTTCAGGTGCTCTTAGAAAGTGCCCGAGAGGTCCTCTTAGTGATTCCAGATTGTAAATTTATCATTGCTGGGCGTGGTCCAATGTTATCCGAGCTGGAAAGTATAGCTTCCGATATTAACTCCCAGGTGCTCTTTACTGGATTCATCAAGAATCAGGAGAAGAATTTCTTGCTTGAAATTGCGGACTTGTGTGTGTTTCCGAGTTTATATGAGCCTTTTGGTATTGTGGCAATTGAAGCGATGGGGAGTGGAACACCTATAGTTGTTTCTGACGTTGGAGGTTTAGCGGAGATTGTAGAGGATGGACGAACTGGGCTGACTAGCGTGCCAGGGGACTCATATATACTTGCCGAAAATATCCTGCGGATTCTTCAAGATTATTCCCTGGCCAGCCGTATTGCTGAAGCCGGCAGAACGGAAACTGAGTTGCACTATGACTGGAGAAGCATAGCTTTGCGGACAAAGGAAGTCTATTCCAAGCTCAGCGGCGTTAAACTGTGA
- a CDS encoding alpha-amylase family glycosyl hydrolase: MPPLLPVEESDMLNPGHSVYQIITDRFFEGDPGIRPSAELFSSDQSNLRKYLGGDWEGIIRKIKDGYITEMGFKAILISQPVENVHTCMGDEGGTTSYHGYWPRDFLKANAYFGLLDKFKELLDVAHEKGLKVIIDFTPNHTSPALELNPGYMENGALYRRGQFIASYSGDMERVFLHNGGTDFLDAEDSLYRNLYDLAGLDQMNPQVDAILREGIGFWLEYGVDGVRIDAAKHIPPGWLKSFSGCIHAYKPAFVFGEWFLHAHESPSDNAALANDSGISLLHFMFSHTLRSIFHGGGGFEQFIDMLSGSANSYEHLYDQLIFLDNHDMTRFTVHENPSLTDLALSLLLTSIGIPLVYYGTEQYMCGGDDPNNRAMMSAFNRETSAYRILSQLNRLRERNFAIAYGGIKVLYMTNRVLVFERSYKRDVALIMLNVEESTHEIPEMVTSLPKGEYSSLLEQVFAGNDICINSGGRLSYKVLAPQSAYVYAYESEQEEPVAVHYYPKAGVPGNEIIIHGRHLGDRGSLFVGGQCANVISWKADEIVARIPYLSAGSHKIMGTTGQESEFLLPGRLTVWTAPLVTVRFVVTNAFTDYASQIYVSGNVYELGEWEIDRARGPFYNHIVYRYPSWYCDISLPADCTVEFILFKKNKSGSVDREKGLPHKFTTPREGVSEITVEWQS, encoded by the coding sequence ATGCCTCCTCTATTGCCGGTAGAGGAAAGTGATATGTTAAATCCCGGACACTCTGTTTATCAGATTATTACGGATCGTTTCTTTGAAGGTGATCCCGGAATTCGCCCCTCAGCAGAACTGTTTAGCTCAGATCAATCCAATCTCCGAAAGTACTTAGGTGGGGACTGGGAAGGGATAATTCGCAAAATTAAGGACGGTTATATTACGGAAATGGGGTTCAAGGCGATCCTGATTTCTCAGCCAGTAGAGAATGTCCATACTTGTATGGGGGATGAAGGAGGTACGACATCGTATCACGGTTATTGGCCTCGAGACTTCCTAAAGGCGAATGCTTACTTTGGATTACTGGATAAATTCAAGGAGCTGCTAGACGTCGCTCATGAGAAGGGGCTAAAGGTGATTATTGATTTCACACCTAATCATACTTCTCCGGCGCTGGAGCTTAATCCCGGTTATATGGAGAACGGTGCTTTGTACCGCAGAGGTCAGTTTATCGCATCTTACTCGGGAGATATGGAGAGGGTCTTTCTCCATAATGGCGGAACGGATTTTTTGGATGCAGAAGACTCTCTCTACCGTAATTTGTATGATCTAGCTGGATTGGATCAAATGAATCCGCAAGTGGATGCTATTTTACGTGAAGGTATTGGATTCTGGCTGGAGTATGGGGTTGACGGAGTACGAATTGATGCGGCTAAACATATTCCGCCAGGCTGGCTGAAATCATTTTCAGGATGTATTCATGCCTACAAGCCAGCATTTGTATTCGGCGAGTGGTTTCTGCATGCCCATGAAAGCCCGAGTGATAATGCCGCCTTAGCCAATGATAGCGGAATAAGCCTGCTTCATTTTATGTTCAGCCATACTTTACGGAGTATTTTTCATGGGGGAGGTGGATTTGAACAGTTCATCGATATGTTAAGCGGATCTGCCAATAGCTACGAACATTTATATGATCAACTTATATTTTTGGATAATCATGATATGACTCGTTTTACTGTTCATGAGAATCCCTCACTTACGGATCTAGCGTTGTCTTTGCTTCTCACTTCAATTGGAATTCCCTTGGTATACTATGGAACCGAACAGTATATGTGCGGTGGGGATGATCCAAATAATCGCGCTATGATGAGTGCATTCAACAGAGAAACTTCAGCGTATCGAATACTGTCTCAGCTTAATCGTTTAAGAGAACGGAACTTCGCCATTGCTTACGGGGGAATAAAGGTACTTTACATGACTAATAGAGTGCTGGTGTTTGAACGGAGCTATAAGCGAGATGTGGCTTTAATCATGCTGAATGTAGAAGAATCTACACATGAGATCCCTGAGATGGTGACTTCACTACCAAAAGGGGAGTACTCCAGCTTGTTGGAACAAGTATTTGCAGGCAATGATATCTGTATTAATAGTGGAGGAAGATTGTCTTATAAGGTACTGGCGCCACAATCTGCTTATGTGTACGCATATGAATCTGAGCAAGAAGAGCCAGTAGCCGTACATTATTATCCTAAAGCAGGCGTACCAGGCAATGAGATTATTATTCATGGAAGACATCTGGGCGATAGAGGAAGTTTATTTGTTGGCGGTCAGTGTGCAAACGTTATTTCTTGGAAAGCTGATGAGATTGTTGCACGTATTCCGTATTTGTCGGCAGGTAGCCACAAGATTATGGGGACAACGGGTCAAGAAAGTGAATTTCTGTTGCCCGGCCGTTTAACAGTCTGGACAGCTCCATTAGTAACAGTGCGCTTCGTAGTAACGAATGCGTTCACAGATTATGCTTCGCAGATATATGTGTCAGGAAATGTGTATGAGCTTGGAGAGTGGGAGATAGATCGCGCGAGGGGTCCGTTTTATAACCATATCGTATACCGCTATCCTTCCTGGTACTGTGATATCAGCTTGCCGGCAGACTGTACTGTGGAATTTATACTTTTTAAGAAAAATAAATCCGGATCGGTGGACAGGGAAAAGGGATTGCCACATAAGTTTACGACCCCGCGAGAAGGTGTATCTGAAATTACGGTAGAATGGCAGAGTTAA
- the rbsK gene encoding ribokinase gives MAKICVIGSCSMDLVVTSSKRPHAGETVLGESFATVPGGKGANQAVAASRLGAEVTMVGCVGEDFYGKEIMDNLKRNRVLITNVEPVTHTESGTAHIILAEGDNSIIVVKGANDFVTPALVERALDVIKGSDMVLIQQEIPEETVSYVSELCHKFNVPMLLNPAPARPISDTIIEKAAYLTPNEHECTILFPKMSTADALRKYPNKLFITEGSNGVRFYDGEQEVLVPTYKVNAIDTTGAGDTFNAAFAVALAEGSSILDSVKFANRAASLSVTKFGAQGGMPTRAEVEANM, from the coding sequence ATGGCTAAGATTTGTGTCATTGGAAGCTGTTCAATGGATTTGGTGGTGACTTCATCCAAGCGGCCTCATGCAGGGGAGACTGTTCTAGGTGAGAGCTTCGCTACCGTTCCAGGAGGTAAGGGGGCGAATCAGGCTGTGGCAGCTTCGCGTCTAGGGGCCGAAGTTACGATGGTTGGTTGTGTAGGTGAAGATTTCTATGGTAAGGAGATCATGGATAATCTAAAGAGAAATCGGGTTCTTATCACAAATGTGGAACCGGTTACACATACCGAAAGCGGGACAGCCCACATCATTTTAGCAGAAGGTGATAATAGCATTATCGTTGTAAAGGGAGCAAATGATTTCGTTACTCCTGCTTTAGTTGAGCGAGCGCTTGATGTTATTAAAGGCTCTGATATGGTGCTAATCCAACAAGAAATACCTGAAGAAACAGTATCTTATGTAAGTGAGCTTTGCCATAAATTTAATGTACCTATGCTGCTTAATCCGGCACCTGCTCGTCCTATCAGTGACACGATTATAGAAAAGGCTGCTTATCTAACACCTAACGAACATGAATGTACAATTTTATTCCCTAAGATGAGTACTGCTGATGCCTTACGGAAATATCCCAACAAGCTGTTTATCACAGAGGGAAGCAATGGCGTGCGATTTTATGATGGTGAACAAGAAGTTCTGGTTCCTACTTACAAAGTGAATGCTATAGATACGACTGGAGCTGGAGATACTTTTAATGCGGCATTTGCAGTTGCGTTAGCTGAAGGCAGCTCCATTCTGGATAGTGTAAAGTTTGCCAATCGAGCGGCATCTTTATCCGTTACTAAATTTGGTGCTCAAGGTGGTATGCCAACAAGAGCAGAGGTGGAGGCGAATATGTAG
- the aroA gene encoding 3-phosphoshikimate 1-carboxyvinyltransferase codes for MELVRNKTELPTKFDLRVSAKLDEHSFKYASVPGDKSISQRAIMMNAIAEGKGVIHNVLRSRDIESCIAILRQLGVTFAWNGNALTVYGLGLQSLRIPDARLEIGNTATSARLIMSVLAGHPFAVELAGNRLLSTRPMDWVAQPLIEMGASITYLESEGYLPLVINGRFPLSPINIEATVASAQEKSAFLFAGLYADGTSSYRQMCQSRDHTERLMNYFGIDIEIQNNVTSIRGGYNFAAKDVIVPGDLSSAAFLLAAFTIRSMDRKKELWIRDVGVNPTRFGFVSVLREMGLDLKLHRERQLISGEPIADLYCTTGKTLTSVHVEGNEKVQSLIDEVPLLAVVSAFAEGTTVIRNCRELKDKDTNRLETTAKLLAAFGLETSYDEDELIIFGGRSPSPAVVDSYGDHRIAMTAAVLASSMEKPSIIRNCGCIAVSYPEFLNDLSQFAEIEILQ; via the coding sequence ATGGAATTGGTACGGAACAAAACCGAACTGCCAACAAAATTTGACTTGAGGGTAAGCGCGAAGTTGGACGAGCATTCATTCAAATATGCATCGGTTCCCGGGGATAAATCTATTTCTCAGAGGGCAATTATGATGAACGCCATTGCCGAAGGGAAGGGGGTTATTCATAATGTACTGCGATCTCGTGACATTGAGAGTTGTATCGCTATTTTGCGCCAATTAGGTGTAACGTTTGCATGGAATGGTAATGCATTAACTGTCTATGGATTGGGGCTACAATCATTAAGAATTCCAGATGCCAGACTTGAAATCGGGAATACTGCTACATCTGCGAGACTTATCATGTCTGTTCTGGCCGGTCATCCATTTGCAGTCGAGCTAGCCGGCAATCGACTTCTATCTACTAGGCCTATGGATTGGGTGGCACAACCGCTGATAGAAATGGGAGCGTCGATCACCTATCTCGAAAGCGAAGGCTACCTTCCGCTTGTGATTAACGGTAGGTTCCCATTGAGCCCTATCAATATCGAGGCTACAGTAGCTAGCGCACAGGAGAAATCAGCCTTTCTATTTGCGGGTCTCTATGCAGATGGAACAAGTAGCTATCGACAAATGTGCCAGAGTCGCGATCACACGGAACGATTGATGAATTATTTTGGAATTGACATTGAAATCCAGAATAACGTTACCTCTATCCGAGGTGGTTATAACTTTGCAGCGAAAGATGTGATTGTTCCAGGCGATTTGTCTTCCGCTGCATTTTTGCTAGCAGCTTTTACGATTCGTAGTATGGATCGTAAAAAGGAACTTTGGATCAGAGATGTAGGTGTGAATCCAACTCGGTTTGGATTCGTCAGCGTGCTACGAGAGATGGGGTTGGATCTGAAGCTACATCGGGAAAGGCAGCTAATATCGGGTGAGCCAATAGCGGATCTTTACTGCACTACAGGAAAAACGCTAACTTCCGTACATGTGGAAGGCAACGAAAAAGTACAGAGTCTGATCGATGAGGTTCCATTGTTAGCTGTAGTATCAGCATTCGCTGAGGGGACTACCGTCATTAGGAACTGTAGGGAGCTGAAGGATAAGGATACAAACCGATTGGAGACAACTGCCAAGCTATTAGCGGCGTTTGGACTCGAGACTTCTTATGACGAAGATGAACTTATTATCTTTGGTGGTCGTAGTCCTTCGCCTGCAGTCGTGGATAGTTATGGTGATCACCGAATTGCTATGACTGCCGCCGTTCTAGCTAGTAGTATGGAAAAGCCTTCTATTATTCGGAATTGTGGTTGTATCGCTGTTTCTTATCCTGAGTTTCTGAATGATCTGTCTCAATTTGCTGAGATTGAAATTTTGCAGTGA
- a CDS encoding DinB family protein, with amino-acid sequence MDTIVFKQIEFVRSVTVRAVEELSEETLDIIPEGFNNNIRWNLGHIYLVQEKFAFHSARELMQLPESFERLFAKGTKPAEWSEKPPTLEVLIEMLSEQPKRIREAMNNRLSEQVTPLTTGSGLTLNTIGEFINFTLYHEGMHFNTIKLLNRFAD; translated from the coding sequence ATGGATACAATCGTGTTCAAACAAATTGAATTTGTGCGTAGTGTTACTGTTCGTGCAGTTGAAGAGCTTTCCGAGGAAACGCTAGATATCATTCCAGAAGGTTTCAATAACAACATCAGATGGAACTTGGGACATATTTATTTGGTGCAAGAGAAGTTTGCTTTTCATTCCGCTAGGGAGCTTATGCAATTGCCGGAAAGCTTTGAACGATTATTTGCGAAAGGGACAAAACCTGCAGAGTGGAGCGAGAAGCCACCAACACTTGAAGTGTTAATCGAGATGCTTTCGGAGCAACCCAAACGTATCAGGGAAGCTATGAACAATCGCTTAAGTGAGCAAGTGACCCCTCTTACAACCGGTAGTGGATTAACATTAAATACTATCGGAGAATTCATAAATTTCACGCTTTACCATGAAGGGATGCATTTCAATACTATAAAACTATTAAATCGATTTGCAGATTGA
- a CDS encoding polymer-forming cytoskeletal protein, giving the protein MKLFKMILVAGVSVAVLAGCGANEDKATNSAATSAPAAEQTDAVTTASIVNQADAFTKAVSKDGNWIVAILNDVTIPEEVVVAGEFHDKGAADGDIYRKIALYSQDADHKITASYTLTVPKFTVQSENLKIEGGTIKGDVYVEAKGFTLPETATIDGNLYFTSEDLKASAKIDGKVTGTTEVK; this is encoded by the coding sequence ATGAAACTATTTAAAATGATTTTGGTGGCCGGGGTTTCGGTAGCGGTATTGGCTGGTTGTGGAGCAAACGAGGATAAAGCAACTAACTCGGCGGCAACTTCAGCTCCGGCTGCTGAGCAGACAGATGCAGTCACTACTGCCTCGATTGTTAATCAAGCAGATGCATTTACTAAAGCTGTAAGCAAAGATGGAAACTGGATTGTAGCTATTCTAAATGATGTAACGATTCCTGAAGAGGTTGTTGTAGCTGGAGAATTCCATGATAAAGGAGCCGCTGATGGCGACATCTATCGTAAGATTGCCCTCTACTCACAAGACGCTGATCATAAGATCACTGCAAGTTATACACTTACCGTACCTAAGTTTACTGTACAAAGTGAAAATTTGAAAATTGAAGGCGGAACGATTAAAGGCGATGTTTATGTAGAAGCGAAAGGTTTTACTCTGCCTGAAACCGCAACAATTGACGGTAACCTATACTTCACAAGCGAGGATCTGAAAGCATCTGCAAAGATTGACGGAAAAGTGACTGGAACAACAGAAGTTAAATAA
- a CDS encoding LysR family transcriptional regulator: MNFHVLKLFYYVAITGSVTKASERLHISQPAISAQIRKFERENQILLLEVKGKRMVLTPIGKRLIDPLEKLFAMGEQVQQIIENHHKFPEGQIRIAGNYLATSILIPRWASLFKQSFPEVKIQITTTNSQEVMEQLKSFEADVAIYSDMEFPSHHTDIFEYRELYKDEYVFVVASKHPFAKQQVSFEEVMSEAFIMREEGSAARERLVRICEEKKVQQPRVELQFNGVNEVIQAVIAGYGVSFVSALLAKPYLEQGTLAKVDVENVVSNHSIWMGYRKKELKVSYIQSFIKLVMKQISINI; the protein is encoded by the coding sequence ATGAACTTTCATGTATTAAAATTGTTTTACTACGTGGCGATAACAGGCAGTGTGACCAAAGCTTCTGAACGTTTACATATCAGTCAACCCGCTATATCTGCGCAGATCCGTAAGTTTGAACGGGAGAATCAAATTTTATTATTAGAGGTCAAAGGAAAGAGGATGGTACTTACACCGATTGGAAAAAGACTGATCGATCCCCTTGAGAAGTTATTTGCCATGGGTGAACAAGTACAGCAGATCATTGAGAATCATCACAAATTTCCTGAGGGTCAAATTCGGATCGCAGGTAATTATCTGGCTACAAGTATCCTCATTCCGAGGTGGGCGTCATTATTCAAACAATCTTTTCCGGAAGTAAAAATTCAAATCACTACTACTAATTCTCAGGAAGTGATGGAACAATTAAAAAGCTTTGAAGCGGACGTGGCGATTTACAGTGATATGGAGTTCCCTTCGCATCATACAGACATATTTGAATATCGGGAGTTATACAAGGACGAGTATGTGTTCGTGGTCGCTTCTAAGCACCCTTTTGCTAAGCAGCAGGTTAGCTTTGAAGAAGTGATGTCTGAAGCATTTATTATGAGAGAGGAAGGCAGTGCAGCTAGAGAGAGACTTGTTCGAATATGTGAAGAAAAAAAGGTACAACAGCCAAGAGTTGAGCTTCAATTTAATGGAGTGAATGAGGTTATTCAAGCTGTGATTGCCGGGTATGGGGTTAGTTTTGTATCCGCTTTGTTAGCTAAGCCTTATCTTGAACAGGGGACGTTAGCCAAGGTTGATGTGGAAAATGTAGTCTCTAATCATTCGATATGGATGGGCTACAGAAAGAAGGAGCTTAAGGTGAGTTATATTCAGTCATTTATTAAGCTCGTCATGAAGCAAATATCAATAAATATATAA
- a CDS encoding VOC family protein translates to MEVGRILGIAYNVIPVEDLEKSAAWFVKHFGFNIRDRREGNLSLFRDNRPILCLTQSDHDSRAVFEVRDKKRWVITFFTNDISTLHQYLVSEDVKAGNISDEGEYGKFFVFEDLDGNLFDVWEHHDCELVY, encoded by the coding sequence ATGGAAGTAGGAAGAATCCTAGGGATTGCTTATAATGTGATTCCTGTAGAAGATTTAGAGAAGTCTGCAGCTTGGTTTGTGAAACATTTTGGCTTTAATATAAGAGATCGGAGAGAAGGCAACTTAAGCTTATTTAGGGATAATAGACCGATCCTATGTTTAACTCAAAGTGATCATGATTCGAGAGCTGTATTCGAGGTAAGGGATAAAAAAAGATGGGTGATCACTTTCTTTACAAATGATATCTCAACCCTTCATCAGTATTTAGTTTCAGAAGATGTGAAAGCCGGAAACATTAGCGATGAAGGAGAATATGGGAAGTTTTTTGTCTTTGAAGATTTGGATGGTAATTTATTTGATGTATGGGAACACCATGATTGTGAGCTGGTTTATTAG
- a CDS encoding histidine phosphatase family protein has translation MKETVLFLTRHGQTEWNLQQRMQGHQNSALTALGEQQAEWLRDRLEGENLSAIYSSTSPRALHTAQILRGKRSLSIQQDASLMEINMGIWEGMNTDQIEQDYPLQYSHFFTRPDLYLPLASGETYSQLEQRVTPTIERIINDNEGLEVLIVTHRITLKVIMAHFLNKSLQELGEMPDILSTALCKVTLTDHHTTIDLYGDTSHYL, from the coding sequence ATGAAGGAGACAGTATTATTCTTAACCCGGCATGGACAAACCGAATGGAATTTGCAACAACGGATGCAGGGGCATCAAAATTCGGCACTTACAGCGTTAGGTGAGCAACAGGCTGAATGGTTGAGAGATCGTTTGGAAGGCGAAAATTTAAGTGCAATTTATTCTAGTACTAGCCCAAGAGCATTGCATACTGCGCAGATTTTACGGGGAAAGCGGAGTTTATCCATTCAACAGGATGCTTCTTTAATGGAAATTAACATGGGCATTTGGGAAGGAATGAACACGGATCAGATTGAACAAGATTATCCTTTACAATACTCTCATTTTTTCACAAGACCTGATCTATATCTCCCTCTAGCTTCAGGTGAAACCTACAGTCAGCTTGAACAAAGAGTAACGCCGACTATAGAGCGTATCATTAACGATAACGAAGGACTTGAGGTGCTTATTGTCACTCATCGGATAACGTTAAAAGTTATAATGGCTCATTTTCTCAATAAATCATTGCAAGAGTTAGGGGAAATGCCGGATATTCTCTCCACAGCCTTATGTAAAGTAACGCTAACTGACCATCATACTACCATTGATCTCTACGGCGATACTTCACATTATCTTTGA
- a CDS encoding LacI family DNA-binding transcriptional regulator, translated as MMTIKDVAKIAGVSVATVSRVINESGYVNIDTRKKVEAAIKEMNYTPNEVARSLYKRKSKLIGLLLPDITNPFFPQLARGIEDRMQEHGYRIIFGNSDENEEKELDYIQTFIQNNVIGMISSTNFPEKDIYSNLKIPVVFLDRTSNDSPSVYADGRKGGRLAAQEIIARGSTKITVMQGPAHIKPAQDRFQGAIEVLDEMGITYHVIQTSSFSHTEAEQWAVELFDKYIDTDGVIASNDIVATAVIHEAHRLGKRVPQDLQIIGFDDIPLSSLLSPSLSTIRQPAHDMGREAAGLLIKLIEQDKVEDKIIQLPVSFVERETTRSKA; from the coding sequence ATGATGACGATTAAAGATGTTGCAAAAATAGCTGGGGTGTCGGTAGCAACCGTTTCAAGAGTTATAAATGAATCTGGTTATGTTAATATCGATACTCGAAAAAAGGTTGAAGCAGCGATCAAAGAAATGAATTATACCCCTAATGAGGTTGCAAGATCTTTGTACAAACGGAAATCCAAATTAATCGGACTTCTATTACCTGACATTACGAACCCATTCTTCCCGCAATTAGCACGTGGGATAGAAGATCGGATGCAGGAGCATGGTTATCGCATTATCTTTGGGAATAGCGATGAGAACGAAGAAAAGGAATTGGATTATATTCAAACCTTTATCCAAAATAATGTCATTGGCATGATCTCATCCACTAATTTTCCTGAAAAAGATATCTACTCTAACTTGAAAATCCCGGTTGTATTTCTTGACCGTACTTCTAATGACAGTCCCTCCGTATACGCAGATGGCAGAAAGGGCGGACGCCTTGCTGCTCAAGAAATCATTGCACGGGGAAGCACTAAGATTACAGTGATGCAAGGACCGGCACATATTAAACCGGCGCAGGATCGATTTCAAGGTGCGATAGAAGTGCTTGATGAGATGGGAATCACTTATCATGTGATCCAGACATCATCGTTCTCCCACACAGAAGCAGAACAATGGGCTGTAGAGTTATTTGATAAATATATAGATACAGACGGTGTAATTGCCAGTAATGACATCGTAGCGACGGCAGTGATTCATGAAGCACATCGCTTAGGTAAAAGAGTGCCACAGGATCTCCAAATTATTGGATTTGATGATATCCCGCTTAGCAGTCTTTTGTCACCTTCGTTATCCACTATTCGTCAGCCAGCACATGACATGGGCCGAGAAGCGGCGGGTTTACTTATTAAGTTAATTGAGCAAGATAAGGTAGAAGATAAAATCATTCAATTACCCGTCAGCTTTGTGGAGCGGGAAACAACAAGAAGTAAAGCATAG
- a CDS encoding Coenzyme F420 hydrogenase/dehydrogenase, beta subunit C-terminal domain: MTSFNTLKEEILDHNLCTSCGLCAAVCPKGLLSMSSDSVPLPIFQGIEELAMDSCGSCTLCTEVCPGYDTGVMESELRIFGRNRSESERWTGVYISTHQLSAADPDILGRAAAGGAGTILAITALEEKVADAVIVVGRDEEKPWVPKAFIADSVDKIIECAQTSYCITPNLHLLNDSRYERIGIIGVPCQIQGINKLLNLPKDTPTSFLASKVAFTIELGCASNTSLAGTEHLIAGILGVQLEDVLFMRYREGEYPGQFVVRTRDGKEHSLPFYRLVEEFKKFKTFRCLSCPDWWSGIADISISDGDPNIFDSSKTGVSVKASSTVMVRTAMGAKLIELARRRNAIELVDYTFDNNLGLERKRQRYRSYAAQGDRKIPLAPGRDMKYSQILSDDEVIRNGIGTEQNRTANKI, translated from the coding sequence ATGACGTCTTTTAACACCTTGAAGGAAGAGATTCTTGATCATAATCTCTGCACATCCTGTGGTTTATGTGCCGCCGTATGTCCTAAGGGTCTTCTATCGATGAGTAGTGACTCGGTTCCTCTGCCTATATTTCAAGGTATCGAGGAGCTAGCCATGGATAGCTGCGGAAGCTGTACGCTTTGTACCGAGGTCTGTCCGGGTTATGATACCGGCGTTATGGAATCTGAGCTCCGAATCTTTGGTCGTAACCGCTCCGAGTCGGAACGCTGGACAGGTGTATATATTTCTACTCATCAGTTATCGGCAGCAGATCCGGATATTCTCGGAAGAGCAGCAGCAGGGGGAGCGGGCACTATTTTGGCTATCACGGCCCTGGAAGAGAAAGTCGCGGATGCGGTTATCGTTGTAGGTAGAGATGAAGAAAAGCCTTGGGTTCCGAAGGCGTTTATTGCAGATTCAGTGGATAAAATTATCGAATGTGCGCAAACGAGTTATTGCATCACCCCCAATCTTCACTTGTTGAATGATTCCCGGTATGAGCGAATTGGAATTATCGGTGTTCCCTGTCAAATTCAAGGCATTAATAAATTACTCAACTTACCAAAGGACACACCTACCTCTTTCCTGGCTAGTAAGGTAGCCTTTACGATTGAACTGGGTTGCGCTTCGAATACATCTTTGGCTGGAACCGAACATCTGATTGCTGGAATTCTGGGAGTTCAGCTAGAGGATGTTCTCTTTATGCGCTACCGAGAAGGAGAATATCCGGGACAGTTTGTGGTCAGAACACGGGATGGCAAAGAACATTCGCTGCCGTTTTACAGGTTGGTAGAAGAGTTCAAGAAATTCAAGACATTCCGCTGCTTATCCTGCCCCGATTGGTGGTCTGGAATAGCTGATATTTCCATTTCAGATGGGGACCCGAATATTTTTGATTCCAGCAAAACTGGAGTGTCAGTAAAAGCCTCCTCTACGGTGATGGTAAGAACTGCGATGGGGGCAAAGCTGATTGAACTAGCGAGGCGCAGGAATGCGATCGAGTTGGTTGATTACACATTCGATAACAACCTTGGCTTAGAGCGCAAGCGCCAGCGTTACCGTAGCTACGCTGCGCAAGGTGACCGAAAAATCCCGCTCGCTCCTGGAAGAGATATGAAATATTCGCAAATACTCTCGGATGACGAGGTGATTAGGAATGGAATTGGTACGGAACAAAACCGAACTGCCAACAAAATTTGA